The Bacteroidota bacterium DNA window AAGAAGACGCGCTAACCACCCTTGTCCACCAATTATCGTAATCCTGGCATGAATAGCCCCCAGCTTTCTACCGAAGTCTCCCCTTTAATTCCCAAGCGATATAACTTTGTCACGGGCACATTTCTGCTTTCCGTCTTGCTTTACGTTGACCGCGTGTGTATTTCCGCTGCACAGCCTGAAGTGGTGGCAGATCTCGGATTGACAGATACACAAATGGGCTGGGTGCTTTCTGTCTTTGCATTGGGTTATGCGCTTTTCCAAACGCCCTCTGGCATTCTTGCAGACCGGTTTGGGCCGCGCAAAATTTTGACGGCCGTGGTTACGTTCTGGTCGATCTTTACAGCGTTGACCGGCGCAGCATTCAACTTCGTGTCGATGTTGGTTTTTCGATTTCTGTTTGGTGTCGGAGAAGCCGGCGCGTTCCCTGGAATGGCCCGCGCTGTGTTTTCATGGATACCGATGAAAGAACGCGGCCTGATCACCGGCATCAACTTCTCAGGATCACGGCTGGGCGCGGCGTTTGCGCTGCCGGGTGTAGCGTGGCTCATCTCGACCATGGGATGGCGCCTTACGTTTGTTGTACTGGGGGCCATCGGTTTTGTCTGGGCATTTGCGTGGTACCTGTGGTTCCGCGATGACCCCGCAGAACACAAGGGCATCTCCCAGACCGAACTGGACTACATTCTGGAGAACAGGCAGCAAATTGATGACGCAGCTACGGCTGGCCTGTCACTCGGTGTATTGCTTTCTTCCAAAAACATGTGGCTGGCAATGGGCCAATACTTTGCCAGCAACTTCACGTTCTTCTTTACGCTTACCTGGCTCTTCCCATACATCAAATCGACGTATGGGCTGGAGACGGTAGAAGCTGCGTTTTATGCGTCGGCCCCACTGATCGCCGGCGCTTTTGGCAACTGGTTCTCAGGCTGGCTGGTAGATCGCATCTATAAGCAGGGCAAATGGAAATTGTCCCGCACCATACCGGCAGTCATCGGATTTGCACTAGCCGCGGGCGGGTTGTTGGGCAGTGTTTCTATGGACGAAGTGGGCGGTGCCATTTTCTTCCTGTCTATTGCCATCTTTGGTGCCGACATGACACTCAGCCCATCCTGGTCTTTCTGTGTTGATATCGGGCGCAAAAATGCCGGCGCGGTATCAGGCACCATGAACATGGCGGGTAACATCGGTTCATTTCTAACTGCACTGGCCTTCCCGTATTTGCTTGCATGGACCGACACCACAACCCCCTTCTTTTATCTCGGCGCCGGCCTCAATGTACTGGCTATCATCGCCTGGTTTTCCATGCAACCCGAAAAACCACTGGAGGAAGCATAATGGCGGCACTCAAAGGGGTGTGCATCGGGGCCGGCTATTTCAGCCAGTTCCACTTTGATGCCTGGA harbors:
- a CDS encoding MFS transporter, with protein sequence MNSPQLSTEVSPLIPKRYNFVTGTFLLSVLLYVDRVCISAAQPEVVADLGLTDTQMGWVLSVFALGYALFQTPSGILADRFGPRKILTAVVTFWSIFTALTGAAFNFVSMLVFRFLFGVGEAGAFPGMARAVFSWIPMKERGLITGINFSGSRLGAAFALPGVAWLISTMGWRLTFVVLGAIGFVWAFAWYLWFRDDPAEHKGISQTELDYILENRQQIDDAATAGLSLGVLLSSKNMWLAMGQYFASNFTFFFTLTWLFPYIKSTYGLETVEAAFYASAPLIAGAFGNWFSGWLVDRIYKQGKWKLSRTIPAVIGFALAAGGLLGSVSMDEVGGAIFFLSIAIFGADMTLSPSWSFCVDIGRKNAGAVSGTMNMAGNIGSFLTALAFPYLLAWTDTTTPFFYLGAGLNVLAIIAWFSMQPEKPLEEA